The following proteins are co-located in the Polymorphospora rubra genome:
- a CDS encoding AAA domain-containing protein — protein sequence MGLGAAAAYHQIIRQTDIEQIHEQRIDDIELELNRVTAELAGKQALQHCLERMTERQRQALQSYKTNMGAYGRGQGRNKDRYLTAAFEAMKHAQQAVPAWVMPLSAVTDTIPPQPNAFDVVIVDEASQASVDNLFLLWLAPRVIVVGDEKQCAPGANYRNNDSEAVQESLDRHLADMPLSLRNGFLPSSNLYELLASRFSDVVRLSEHFRCMPEIIGWSSAQFYDNRLIPLRQFGADRLDPLRVVHVDDAMEEGQRATLRNPVEANAIIDHVQKIIDDPMCRNKTIGIIALQSGKQTQVLEKMLYERIDPADIRHRHIRVGQPPDFQGDERDIILLSMVVTKAKKALTGRTEQRRYNVAASRARDQLWLFTSVPQASLNPTDLRHSLLTYMLHPPAALTIDPELDDVTPDARAEPFTCLLQQHVFLELRRRGYAVVPHYPVDHRAIDLVVVGDNGRLAVECDTPSRNREPEQVQQQLHRERELRRAGWHFIRIRDSEYLHDPAAALEPLWQQLQQRGIEPRSLPAASRQQPRWRPAPLSDNEDDL from the coding sequence ATGGGCCTGGGGGCCGCAGCCGCCTACCACCAGATCATCCGGCAGACAGACATCGAGCAGATCCACGAGCAGCGAATCGACGATATTGAACTGGAGCTCAACCGAGTCACGGCAGAGCTGGCCGGCAAACAGGCTCTACAGCACTGCCTGGAACGCATGACCGAACGGCAGCGCCAAGCCCTACAGTCCTACAAGACCAACATGGGCGCCTACGGCCGCGGGCAGGGCAGGAACAAGGACCGGTACCTCACCGCAGCGTTCGAGGCGATGAAGCACGCCCAACAGGCCGTCCCCGCCTGGGTCATGCCCCTGTCAGCCGTGACCGACACCATCCCGCCACAACCCAACGCCTTTGACGTCGTCATCGTCGATGAAGCCAGCCAAGCCAGCGTCGACAACCTCTTCCTCCTGTGGCTGGCACCACGAGTCATCGTCGTCGGCGACGAAAAGCAGTGCGCACCCGGCGCCAATTACCGAAACAACGATTCCGAGGCCGTCCAAGAGAGCCTGGACCGGCACCTAGCCGACATGCCACTCAGCCTCCGCAACGGCTTCCTCCCCAGCTCCAACCTCTACGAACTCCTCGCCTCCCGCTTCTCCGATGTCGTCCGGCTCTCCGAGCACTTCCGATGCATGCCCGAGATCATCGGATGGTCCTCAGCGCAGTTCTACGACAACAGACTCATCCCTCTCCGCCAGTTCGGGGCCGACCGCCTCGACCCCCTCAGAGTCGTACACGTTGACGACGCCATGGAGGAGGGACAAAGGGCAACCCTACGCAATCCGGTCGAAGCAAACGCCATCATCGATCACGTTCAAAAGATCATCGACGACCCGATGTGCCGTAACAAGACCATCGGCATTATCGCGCTGCAGAGCGGCAAACAGACACAAGTCCTTGAAAAGATGCTCTATGAGCGCATCGACCCGGCCGACATACGCCACCGACATATTCGAGTTGGCCAACCACCCGACTTCCAAGGCGACGAACGCGACATCATCCTGCTGTCCATGGTCGTAACCAAGGCCAAGAAGGCGCTCACCGGCCGCACCGAGCAGCGTCGGTACAACGTCGCTGCCAGTCGCGCCCGCGACCAACTCTGGCTGTTCACCTCGGTACCCCAGGCCAGCCTCAACCCCACCGACCTCCGCCACTCCCTGTTGACCTACATGCTTCACCCTCCAGCGGCCCTCACGATCGATCCCGAGCTCGACGATGTCACCCCCGACGCCCGAGCCGAGCCATTCACCTGCCTGCTGCAGCAACACGTCTTCTTGGAGCTGCGCCGCCGAGGCTACGCCGTGGTCCCGCACTACCCCGTCGACCACCGAGCTATCGATCTTGTTGTCGTCGGCGACAACGGCCGGCTTGCCGTCGAGTGCGATACACCGTCGCGGAACCGAGAACCTGAGCAGGTCCAGCAGCAACTGCACCGCGAGCGGGAACTACGCCGGGCTGGCTGGCATTTCATCCGTATCCGAGACAGCGAGTATCTGCATGACCCAGCTGCCGCCCTCGAACCGCTCTGGCAGCAACTACAGCAACGAGGCATCGAGCCCCGTTCGCTGCCGGCAGCATCTCGCCAGCAGCCACGTTGGAGACCAGCACCGCTTTCCGACAACGAAGACGACCTCTAG
- a CDS encoding ATP-binding protein — MPPAQLPAANADFTGRERELTDLRERCKAGGPRLIVVSGAPGVGKSALIVRLAGELRSSFPDGQLYADLRGADRQPLTAGFVLGLFLGSLGVDAIPDDLEARVGAYRTMLANRRMLVVLDNATSEAQVRALVPAAEGCLVLVTSRSPLPALDGAEPYCLGALDPDESFALLGAVAGPGRMDSDPDGCYAIVRHCGGLPLAVRIAAGRLRARSDWTPTHLAQRLADTRRRLDVLHIGDLDVRACFDLSYRDLDAESGCLFRRLSVIPGPTFSTELAAALVGLPTVEAEELLDRLVLDQLVTSAGAPGYYTMHDLLWLFATDCFKEAGDDAQHHTTVVLDWYARWLVRANTDRLKRISRDDWWAAPDQPLPAEEVASVVAWLDAEAINLNAVLRCSDRLGLDRYTATCAVPVSRFAHRRGLGVEWAEAIDIGLTAARRSDDSVAQIRLLFERGELFASSGQWEQAVMHWGEAVELTDDATPPDMVGTLHTRLAHTYIYLGLREDSEREIAAARDAFAKIDPALASLSYAVFRSGALGSAGQTEDAVTLLERDVIPNCDRLSFHSQVEVRSRLANSYSALGRHVEALQQLRICLNLCRDHGLRAIEPVILLLLGEEYEHLGIQGRAVKLWEEGLVMAHQEVYPATAGVLAMRLGRSRFASGDLAGARELFAKAVDGFGTAVHAHQRAIAWHSVASAQWRLGKWDDAEAAWTWAFAALQEYADRTEGDRYRRSIEQARAALKRASEFVQNPPQVGPHLDL; from the coding sequence GTGCCTCCGGCGCAGCTTCCGGCTGCGAATGCCGACTTCACTGGCCGCGAGCGTGAACTGACGGATTTGCGGGAGCGGTGCAAGGCTGGCGGGCCGCGTCTTATCGTGGTCAGCGGAGCGCCCGGTGTCGGCAAGTCGGCGTTGATCGTCCGTCTCGCCGGAGAACTCCGTAGTTCATTCCCCGACGGGCAACTCTATGCTGATCTGCGTGGGGCAGATCGGCAGCCGTTGACTGCCGGCTTCGTCCTCGGGTTGTTCCTCGGTTCGCTTGGCGTGGACGCGATCCCGGACGATCTCGAGGCGCGGGTGGGTGCGTACCGCACGATGCTTGCTAATCGCCGCATGCTGGTGGTGCTGGACAACGCGACGAGCGAGGCGCAGGTGCGGGCGCTCGTGCCAGCGGCGGAGGGCTGCTTGGTCCTGGTTACAAGCCGCAGCCCGTTGCCAGCGCTGGACGGGGCAGAACCATACTGCCTTGGCGCCCTTGATCCAGATGAGTCGTTCGCGTTGCTCGGGGCCGTTGCTGGGCCTGGCCGCATGGATTCTGACCCCGACGGCTGCTACGCGATTGTCAGGCACTGTGGAGGGCTTCCGCTCGCGGTTCGCATCGCGGCTGGACGGCTGCGAGCTCGTTCCGATTGGACGCCGACGCACCTAGCGCAACGCCTGGCTGACACGCGGCGCCGGCTCGACGTGCTGCACATCGGCGACCTTGATGTCCGCGCCTGCTTCGACCTTTCGTACCGGGATCTGGACGCAGAGTCGGGGTGTCTTTTCCGGCGGCTGTCGGTGATCCCGGGGCCGACCTTCTCAACTGAGCTCGCCGCCGCACTAGTTGGACTACCCACTGTGGAGGCGGAGGAACTGCTGGATCGGCTTGTCCTCGACCAGCTTGTGACCTCGGCAGGAGCGCCCGGCTACTACACCATGCACGACCTGCTGTGGCTGTTCGCCACCGACTGCTTCAAGGAGGCCGGTGATGACGCACAACACCATACGACGGTGGTCCTCGACTGGTATGCCAGGTGGCTCGTTCGGGCTAACACCGATCGCCTCAAACGGATATCCCGAGATGATTGGTGGGCCGCGCCCGACCAACCGTTACCTGCCGAGGAGGTCGCCTCGGTGGTCGCATGGCTAGACGCCGAAGCGATCAACCTCAATGCTGTCCTGCGGTGCAGCGACCGGCTTGGGCTTGACCGATACACAGCAACGTGCGCCGTTCCTGTCAGCCGATTCGCCCACCGGCGAGGGCTGGGCGTCGAGTGGGCAGAGGCGATCGACATCGGGCTAACGGCGGCTCGGCGTAGTGATGACAGCGTTGCACAGATACGGCTTCTCTTCGAACGGGGTGAGTTGTTTGCCTCGTCTGGCCAGTGGGAGCAAGCGGTCATGCACTGGGGCGAGGCGGTCGAACTCACAGACGATGCGACACCGCCAGACATGGTTGGAACGCTGCACACCCGGCTCGCCCACACGTACATCTACCTGGGGCTTAGAGAGGACTCTGAGCGAGAAATCGCTGCGGCCCGGGACGCCTTCGCGAAAATCGATCCGGCACTAGCCTCGTTGTCGTACGCCGTATTCCGCAGCGGAGCCCTAGGCTCGGCTGGGCAAACTGAGGACGCAGTAACCCTTCTGGAGCGCGATGTCATCCCGAACTGTGACCGTTTATCTTTCCATAGTCAGGTCGAAGTGAGAAGCCGGCTGGCCAACTCTTACTCGGCGTTGGGGCGCCACGTCGAAGCGCTACAACAATTGCGGATTTGCCTCAACCTGTGCCGGGACCACGGCCTGCGCGCGATTGAGCCCGTCATTCTGCTCTTGCTCGGCGAGGAGTACGAACATCTTGGAATCCAGGGTCGGGCTGTCAAACTTTGGGAAGAAGGGCTGGTGATGGCTCATCAGGAAGTTTATCCGGCGACGGCCGGAGTCCTGGCGATGCGGTTAGGACGATCGCGATTCGCGAGTGGCGACCTTGCCGGGGCCCGCGAGCTCTTTGCCAAGGCGGTGGATGGGTTTGGTACTGCCGTGCACGCCCACCAACGTGCCATCGCCTGGCACAGCGTTGCATCCGCGCAATGGCGCCTCGGAAAGTGGGACGATGCCGAGGCCGCTTGGACGTGGGCGTTCGCTGCCTTGCAGGAGTACGCGGACCGAACCGAGGGCGACCGGTACAGACGCTCGATCGAGCAGGCGCGTGCGGCGCTGAAACGCGCCTCCGAGTTCGTTCAGAACCCACCGCAGGTGGGGCCCCACCTTGACCTTTAA
- a CDS encoding DUF6000 family protein: MTYPSSLPDPGTDTIRRYVITTRADDEGRYARYLDLLHGNFIDRPDGGQAEFISALKHDAEQVSDAELTFLLQIGGFPEWRGRLTAAWLIGLGQKTQFRDSIGELLLESRVCFSGQGYCVALAAFGTRRDAELLIGYLDHYLPQVDLRYDQHWALGALMHLDTSLGTRHADRYVAPGGLWDIWNKRYPSGQIDPASYQHLIATAVSL; the protein is encoded by the coding sequence ATGACCTATCCGTCGTCCCTGCCGGACCCGGGAACTGACACCATCCGCCGCTACGTGATCACCACACGCGCTGACGACGAGGGTCGATACGCTCGATATCTGGACCTGCTCCACGGCAACTTCATCGACCGCCCTGACGGAGGCCAAGCTGAGTTCATCAGCGCTCTGAAACACGATGCCGAGCAGGTCAGCGACGCTGAGCTTACCTTCCTGCTGCAAATCGGCGGCTTCCCGGAATGGCGCGGGCGGCTCACCGCCGCATGGCTTATCGGCCTTGGTCAGAAAACCCAGTTCCGCGACAGTATCGGCGAACTGCTGTTGGAAAGCCGGGTCTGCTTTAGCGGCCAGGGCTACTGCGTCGCGCTGGCCGCCTTCGGCACTCGGCGCGACGCAGAACTCCTGATTGGCTACCTCGACCATTACCTGCCACAGGTCGACCTGCGCTACGACCAGCACTGGGCCCTCGGCGCGCTCATGCACCTCGACACCAGCCTCGGCACCCGCCACGCCGACCGATACGTGGCACCCGGTGGACTCTGGGACATCTGGAACAAGCGCTACCCCTCAGGCCAGATAGACCCGGCCAGCTATCAGCACCTCATCGCCACAGCCGTTAGCTTGTGA
- a CDS encoding 3'(2'),5'-bisphosphate nucleotidase CysQ: MPPESDDAFAHWLAGRAGELLLQVRAARGHADPAALKVAGDRAAHEFLRTELARHRPTDAVLSEEDDDARRSWNGGDGPARITADRVWIVDPLDGTREFSEEGRADWAVHVALWSRSATSTHRLAAGAVALPAQHRVLATDSAPPYPPAPPDGTAVRLAVSRSRPPAFLTALADEVGAVLVPMGSAGAKIAAVVDGTVDAYIHAGGQYEWDSAAPVAVATAAGLHASRIDGAPLTYNRTDPKLPDLLVCRTDLAAPLLAALQSRVAA; the protein is encoded by the coding sequence GTGCCTCCCGAGTCCGACGACGCATTCGCCCACTGGCTGGCCGGCCGCGCCGGTGAGCTGCTGCTACAGGTACGGGCGGCCCGTGGGCACGCCGATCCGGCGGCGCTGAAGGTCGCCGGCGACCGGGCCGCGCACGAGTTCCTGCGTACCGAACTGGCCCGGCACCGACCGACCGACGCCGTGCTGTCCGAGGAGGACGACGACGCGCGGCGGTCCTGGAACGGGGGTGACGGGCCGGCCCGGATCACCGCCGACCGGGTCTGGATCGTCGACCCGCTCGACGGCACCCGCGAGTTCTCCGAGGAGGGACGGGCCGACTGGGCGGTGCACGTGGCGCTCTGGAGCCGCTCCGCGACCAGTACGCACCGGCTGGCCGCCGGGGCGGTCGCGCTGCCGGCCCAGCACCGGGTCCTGGCCACCGACAGCGCGCCGCCGTACCCACCGGCGCCGCCGGACGGCACGGCCGTGCGGCTGGCGGTGAGCCGAAGCCGGCCGCCGGCGTTCCTGACCGCCCTGGCCGACGAGGTCGGCGCGGTACTGGTGCCGATGGGCTCGGCCGGCGCGAAGATCGCCGCGGTGGTCGACGGGACGGTGGACGCCTACATCCACGCCGGCGGCCAGTACGAGTGGGACTCGGCCGCGCCGGTGGCGGTGGCGACGGCGGCCGGGCTGCACGCGTCCCGGATCGACGGGGCACCGCTAACGTACAACCGCACCGACCCGAAGCTGCCGGACCTGCTGGTGTGCCGGACCGACCTGGCGGCGCCGCTGCTCGCCGCCCTGCAGAGCCGAGTGGCGGCCTGA
- a CDS encoding ABC transporter permease: MTTLDSPRPAAGSRPGAATVFLAILRRDLMVTGKESWVILIQVGLTPLFMLFVFDTILGGQGIVERSFADLFLPGVIALAAVTTALQSVALPLVKEFGFTREIEDRLLAPLSTDLVAVEKLVVATIRGLLAAVLMYPLGALVVGSAPWRPAGLPQVLLVALLGAWIGGGIGMTLATILPVQRINVTFSVIVTPLIWTGCIHYPWPQLDTTPWYQAVTAANPMTYASEGVRGALLPAVPHLPAWLCLLVLTGVATVLTWVSVRCFARRAVQ, translated from the coding sequence GTGACCACCCTGGACAGTCCGAGGCCGGCGGCCGGCAGCCGCCCGGGTGCCGCCACGGTATTCCTGGCCATCCTGCGCCGCGACCTGATGGTCACCGGCAAGGAGTCGTGGGTGATCCTGATCCAGGTCGGGCTGACCCCGCTGTTCATGCTCTTCGTCTTCGACACGATCCTCGGCGGGCAGGGCATCGTCGAACGGTCGTTCGCCGACCTGTTCCTGCCCGGGGTCATCGCGCTCGCCGCGGTCACCACCGCCCTGCAGAGCGTGGCCCTGCCACTGGTCAAGGAGTTCGGTTTCACCCGGGAGATCGAGGACCGGCTGCTCGCCCCGCTGTCGACCGACCTGGTCGCGGTGGAAAAGCTGGTCGTCGCCACCATCCGGGGCCTGCTCGCCGCCGTGTTGATGTATCCGCTCGGCGCCCTCGTCGTCGGCTCGGCGCCGTGGCGGCCGGCCGGGCTGCCGCAGGTGCTGCTGGTCGCGCTGCTCGGGGCGTGGATCGGCGGCGGAATCGGGATGACGCTGGCGACGATCCTGCCGGTCCAGCGGATCAACGTCACGTTCTCGGTGATCGTCACGCCGCTGATCTGGACCGGCTGCATCCACTACCCGTGGCCCCAACTCGACACGACCCCGTGGTACCAGGCGGTCACCGCCGCCAACCCGATGACGTACGCGTCGGAGGGGGTGCGGGGGGCGCTGCTGCCGGCCGTACCGCACCTGCCGGCGTGGCTCTGCCTGCTCGTGCTGACGGGGGTGGCCACCGTACTGACCTGGGTCAGCGTCCGCTGCTTCGCCCGGCGGGCGGTCCAGTGA